In Mycoplasma sp. Mirounga ES2805-ORL, a single window of DNA contains:
- the rpmB gene encoding 50S ribosomal protein L28 produces MARRDYLTGKGPMTGNKRSHALNSSKRKFNVNLQKVNFNVDGQKVTLRVSAKTLKTIKRKGVVL; encoded by the coding sequence ATGGCAAGAAGAGATTATCTAACTGGTAAAGGCCCTATGACAGGTAACAAACGTTCACACGCTTTAAACTCGTCAAAAAGAAAATTTAACGTTAACCTTCAAAAAGTTAACTTTAATGTTGATGGCCAAAAAGTAACCTTAAGAGTTAGTGCAAAAACACTTAAAACTATTAAACGTAAAGGTGTAGTTCTTTAG
- a CDS encoding ribulose-phosphate 3-epimerase has translation MNQKYITPSILNVDKNKRLDMVNNLIDNGIKWIHYDVMDGNFVPNHAIELEEIKNINENGKKHLKDAHLMITNPFEEIPKYKDLVDFITFHYEAEDPKKIMSFLQKNQHDYSLGIAIKPDTKVEEIKDFLPYLRLVLVMSVEPGKGGQKFIPTAIDKIKKLKNIRSKYSYQYIIQVDGGINNETCKDAWKAGADALVAGTYIVKEPTRENIETLLNKK, from the coding sequence ATGAATCAAAAATACATAACACCATCAATATTAAATGTAGACAAAAATAAACGATTAGACATGGTTAATAATTTGATCGATAATGGTATAAAATGAATCCACTATGATGTTATGGATGGAAACTTTGTACCTAATCACGCAATTGAATTAGAAGAAATTAAAAATATAAATGAAAATGGAAAAAAACATTTAAAAGATGCTCATTTAATGATTACTAATCCATTTGAAGAAATACCTAAATATAAAGATTTAGTTGATTTTATTACATTTCATTATGAAGCGGAAGATCCTAAAAAAATAATGTCTTTTTTACAAAAAAATCAACACGACTACTCTCTAGGAATAGCTATTAAACCTGATACAAAAGTGGAGGAAATTAAAGACTTTCTGCCTTATTTAAGATTAGTTTTAGTTATGTCTGTTGAACCGGGAAAAGGTGGACAAAAATTCATTCCAACAGCAATTGATAAAATTAAAAAGCTAAAAAATATCAGAAGTAAATATTCTTACCAATACATAATTCAAGTTGACGGTGGGATTAATAACGAAACATGCAAAGATGCTTGAAAAGCTGGAGCTGATGCTCTTGTTGCTGGAACTTATATTGTAAAAGAACCAACAAGAGAAAATATTGAAACATTATTAAACAAAAAATAA
- the rsgA gene encoding ribosome small subunit-dependent GTPase A, whose protein sequence is MKGRIYSINSGIYHIRENNNDHNISAAGVFRHKDIVPLVGDFVEFEENKQITKILPRKNEFIRPRISNIDTIIVVMSIKEPTIKSILIDKYLSIVEEKNIKPIILLTKSDLGTTDLINQYKKMGYEIYEISYKTKDWVKNILEKLNGKTFALMGQSGVGKTTIINQITNLNLQTNTISKKANRGRHTTRIVQIYDIAGGHLIDTPGFSNIDLFMNKIEFSKSFAMFREISKQCKFKTCLHEKEPENLCAVKTAVKNNIIPKFRYDNYIKLLQECEKEWIKNT, encoded by the coding sequence TTGAAAGGAAGAATATACTCAATAAATAGTGGTATCTACCACATTAGAGAAAATAATAATGACCACAACATCTCAGCTGCTGGTGTTTTTAGACACAAAGATATAGTTCCACTTGTAGGAGATTTTGTTGAATTTGAAGAAAATAAACAAATTACAAAAATATTACCTAGAAAAAACGAATTTATAAGACCTAGAATATCGAATATTGATACTATCATTGTTGTTATGTCTATTAAGGAGCCGACAATTAAAAGTATATTAATAGATAAATATTTATCGATAGTTGAAGAAAAAAATATCAAACCTATTATCTTACTAACAAAGAGTGATTTAGGAACTACAGACTTAATTAATCAATATAAAAAAATGGGTTATGAAATTTATGAAATAAGCTATAAAACAAAAGATTGAGTAAAAAATATTTTGGAAAAGCTAAACGGAAAAACTTTTGCATTAATGGGTCAAAGCGGCGTTGGCAAAACTACAATTATTAATCAAATTACTAATCTAAACCTTCAAACGAATACTATTTCTAAAAAAGCAAATAGAGGACGACATACAACAAGAATTGTTCAAATTTATGACATAGCAGGAGGACATTTAATTGATACTCCTGGGTTTAGCAACATAGATCTATTTATGAATAAAATTGAGTTTTCTAAATCATTTGCTATGTTTAGAGAGATATCAAAACAATGCAAGTTTAAAACATGTTTACATGAAAAGGAACCAGAAAATTTATGCGCAGTTAAGACCGCTGTAAAAAATAATATAATCCCAAAATTTAGATATGATAATTACATAAAATTATTACAGGAGTGTGAAAAAGAATGAATCAAAAATACATAA
- a CDS encoding serine/threonine-protein kinase codes for MNIKRDSIVFKKYKVIKELGSGGFSVVYKVQPNDPSKQNEFYALKYLTIDKNSNSKPETTLNRFRHEIEVYKKIRSDRIAKYIDSHMSRNEQFIVMEYVEGENMKDRLRKNGRFIPKEAVYFAEQIAEGIQELHSLNIIHRDIKSNNIMITKTRNVKIIDFGLALDEDTQRLTETAKVVGSVYYMAPELCVSNSQPSVQSDIYALGIMLFEMLTGKYPIRGKDPLDTIRKQKTQPIPDIKSIVEIPQSLANIIIKATAKNPDKRYSSMYEMKEDLKTCLSQKRYIEKPLDIRRVSRKKTLASIINSRKFIISSIVILSVLFIALLITVALLV; via the coding sequence ATGAATATCAAAAGAGATAGTATTGTTTTTAAAAAATATAAAGTTATTAAAGAATTAGGTTCTGGAGGTTTTAGTGTTGTCTATAAAGTTCAGCCAAACGACCCTAGCAAACAAAACGAGTTCTATGCTCTTAAATATTTAACAATCGACAAAAACTCAAATAGCAAACCAGAAACAACTCTAAACCGTTTTAGACATGAAATAGAAGTTTATAAAAAAATAAGAAGCGACCGCATTGCAAAATATATCGATTCACATATGAGTCGTAATGAACAATTTATTGTTATGGAATATGTTGAAGGCGAAAATATGAAAGACCGTTTAAGAAAAAACGGTAGATTCATTCCTAAAGAAGCTGTATATTTTGCAGAACAAATTGCTGAGGGCATACAAGAGTTGCATTCATTAAATATTATTCATAGAGATATTAAAAGCAATAACATAATGATTACTAAAACTAGAAATGTAAAAATAATTGATTTTGGTTTAGCGCTAGATGAAGATACACAACGACTAACTGAAACAGCTAAAGTTGTTGGTTCTGTCTATTATATGGCACCTGAACTATGTGTTTCAAATTCACAACCTTCTGTTCAATCAGATATATATGCACTAGGTATTATGCTTTTTGAAATGCTTACTGGTAAGTATCCAATAAGAGGAAAAGACCCGCTTGACACAATAAGAAAACAAAAAACTCAACCTATCCCAGATATTAAAAGTATTGTTGAAATTCCTCAATCATTAGCCAATATAATAATTAAGGCTACTGCCAAAAATCCTGATAAAAGATATTCTTCAATGTATGAAATGAAAGAAGATTTAAAAACATGTTTAAGTCAAAAAAGATATATTGAAAAGCCTCTTGATATCAGAAGAGTATCTAGAAAGAAAACGTTAGCCTCAATAATCAATAGTAGAAAATTTATTATTTCTTCTATTGTAATATTATCTGTTTTATTCATTGCATTATTAATAACTGTAGCTTTACTAGTTTAG
- a CDS encoding PP2C family serine/threonine-protein phosphatase: MKYGMKSDVGRVRLENQDRVGIFFNKNITLLILCDGMGGHFGGGLASSTTLNVFDKKFSTNFPVDKINDPYVISDWFRSTVNSARNEMIKISHNDEAKLDMGTTVTATIIDKENKIIYVFNIGDSRTYVLTRYGEIKQITIDHNLYNKLIAEGVPPVEAKMNRYHAALTSALGPQKTTKIELFDVSKHYDEISLFLATSDGVHDFIDLPILEQILRSELEPEAKCEELVFEALTNQSTDNCTAGIVVLDNK, encoded by the coding sequence ATGAAATATGGAATGAAAAGCGATGTAGGTAGAGTTAGATTAGAAAACCAAGATAGGGTTGGTATTTTTTTCAATAAAAATATTACTTTACTTATTCTTTGTGATGGTATGGGAGGCCACTTTGGTGGTGGATTAGCTTCTAGTACAACACTAAATGTTTTTGATAAAAAATTTAGCACCAATTTCCCAGTAGATAAAATTAATGATCCATATGTAATATCGGATTGATTTAGATCAACTGTTAATTCAGCAAGAAATGAAATGATAAAAATAAGCCATAATGATGAAGCTAAACTAGATATGGGCACAACAGTTACTGCTACCATAATTGACAAAGAAAATAAAATTATTTATGTTTTTAATATTGGTGACTCAAGAACATATGTTTTAACTAGGTACGGTGAAATAAAACAAATTACCATTGATCACAATTTATATAATAAATTAATAGCTGAGGGAGTTCCACCAGTTGAAGCTAAAATGAATAGATATCATGCCGCTTTAACTTCTGCTCTCGGTCCTCAAAAAACAACCAAAATTGAACTTTTTGACGTATCAAAACATTACGATGAAATATCTTTATTCCTAGCCACAAGTGATGGGGTACATGATTTTATCGATTTACCAATTTTAGAACAAATTTTAAGATCCGAACTTGAGCCAGAAGCTAAATGTGAAGAATTAGTTTTTGAAGCTTTAACAAATCAATCTACGGACAACTGCACTGCTGGAATTGTTGTTTTAGATAATAAATAA
- a CDS encoding antibiotic biosynthesis monooxygenase family protein, which yields MIYLVIKHLKVKPEHKDDFETKITNWLKETKKQEYNLSLDGAWKDNNNFLIMERWSTKETYDKFTSSKESQSEWSSIASECQDKPLILKYNSLI from the coding sequence ATGATTTATTTAGTAATTAAACACTTAAAAGTAAAACCTGAACACAAAGACGATTTTGAAACTAAGATCACAAATTGGCTAAAAGAAACCAAGAAGCAAGAATATAACTTATCATTAGACGGAGCCTGAAAAGATAATAATAATTTTTTAATTATGGAAAGATGAAGTACTAAAGAAACATACGATAAATTTACAAGTAGTAAAGAAAGCCAATCTGAGTGATCTTCAATTGCTTCAGAGTGTCAAGATAAACCACTTATTTTAAAATATAACTCTTTAATTTAA
- the rnr gene encoding ribonuclease R, protein MIKKEEILAYIKGNPNSRFIDIVKRNKIHPSKNRELTSILKDLVFEHKIYKSRDDSYSLLEKINTITGEIRFAGEGKFAFVDFKVNDSETEGIFIPNIYFNKAMNGDTVKVGIFKPQGDKNGKTFGIVESIIKSQTTTLTGVLFLKYNQLAFKPLNANFSIYEFVINDNYVDARLEDVVEARIISNNGKLLEINIVKKISNIGDPNCYVKALSIEKNIPNDFPKEVLDAASLIPQDIKDENIDDRVDLRNELIVTIDGDDTKDFDDAISVKKLDNGNFELGVHIADVSYYVKEGESIDNEALERGTSIYMVHKVVPMLPTSLSNGICSLNPNVDRFTLSVITTVDKNGKRQNTKIIPSIINSKYRLTYDRVNKFISENLVFGDKKLNEMMTQAVELADIIRNYKNEQGYIDFEIVEPYIKCDDKGNVIDILAKETGRAESLIEDFMVCANEEVATYLTRKKIPMIYRIHDKPDEEKIEYFKMVLNELGIKVNISKNEITPKSFQKIIREIKSQRDDEFLKMLFLRTMSKAIYSPDNVGHFGLASEEYCHFTSPIRRYPDLVVHRILRNYIFNNKKFNRSEVIEKLEKIAIANSESEQKALQAERDTNDLKYAEYYKSKVGQLLKGQILSILKFGMFVEFENKTEALVHVSTMIDDEYELSESQTEYIGKNKTYKLGQEVEVIIVKSDPTNGKVDAVLKSCYGKYLQSLKNKSKYKNNFNNGNSKKYHDKK, encoded by the coding sequence ATGATTAAAAAAGAAGAAATATTAGCATATATCAAAGGTAATCCTAATTCAAGATTTATTGATATTGTTAAAAGAAACAAAATACACCCAAGTAAAAATAGAGAACTAACTAGTATCTTGAAAGACCTAGTTTTTGAGCATAAAATTTATAAAAGTAGAGATGATTCTTATTCTTTACTTGAAAAAATTAATACTATTACAGGTGAAATTAGATTTGCTGGTGAAGGCAAATTTGCTTTCGTAGATTTTAAAGTAAACGATTCTGAAACTGAAGGAATTTTTATTCCTAATATTTATTTTAATAAAGCCATGAATGGAGACACGGTTAAGGTTGGCATCTTTAAACCTCAAGGTGATAAAAATGGGAAAACCTTCGGAATTGTTGAATCAATTATTAAGAGTCAAACAACCACTTTAACTGGTGTTTTATTTCTAAAATATAATCAATTAGCCTTTAAACCTCTTAATGCTAATTTTTCAATCTATGAGTTTGTTATTAATGATAATTATGTTGATGCTAGATTAGAAGATGTGGTTGAAGCTAGAATAATTAGTAACAATGGAAAATTACTTGAAATAAATATTGTTAAAAAGATCTCTAATATAGGCGATCCTAATTGTTACGTTAAAGCTCTTTCTATTGAAAAAAACATTCCAAATGATTTTCCTAAAGAAGTTTTAGATGCTGCCAGTTTAATTCCACAAGATATTAAAGATGAAAATATTGATGATAGAGTAGATCTAAGAAACGAACTGATAGTTACAATTGATGGAGATGATACAAAAGATTTTGATGATGCAATAAGTGTAAAAAAATTAGATAATGGCAATTTTGAATTAGGTGTTCATATTGCTGATGTTTCATATTATGTAAAAGAAGGCGAGAGCATTGATAATGAAGCACTAGAACGCGGTACTTCAATTTACATGGTTCACAAAGTTGTTCCAATGCTTCCAACCAGTCTTTCAAATGGAATTTGCAGTTTAAATCCAAATGTTGATAGATTTACTTTAAGTGTAATTACAACAGTTGATAAAAATGGAAAAAGACAAAATACTAAAATAATTCCTTCAATTATTAATTCAAAATATCGTTTAACCTATGATAGGGTTAATAAATTTATTTCAGAAAATTTAGTTTTTGGAGATAAGAAACTAAATGAGATGATGACTCAAGCAGTAGAGTTAGCGGATATTATTAGAAATTATAAAAATGAGCAAGGATACATTGATTTTGAAATTGTTGAGCCTTATATAAAATGTGATGATAAAGGTAATGTAATAGATATTCTTGCAAAAGAAACAGGAAGAGCTGAATCTTTGATTGAAGACTTTATGGTTTGTGCAAATGAAGAAGTAGCTACATATTTGACAAGAAAAAAGATACCTATGATTTACAGAATTCATGATAAACCCGATGAAGAAAAAATTGAATATTTTAAAATGGTTTTAAATGAATTAGGTATTAAAGTAAATATTAGCAAAAATGAAATAACTCCTAAGTCATTCCAAAAAATTATTAGAGAAATAAAATCTCAAAGAGATGATGAGTTCCTAAAAATGCTGTTTTTAAGAACTATGTCTAAAGCAATTTATTCACCAGATAATGTTGGTCATTTCGGATTAGCTAGTGAGGAATATTGTCATTTTACAAGCCCTATAAGAAGATACCCTGATTTAGTTGTTCATAGAATATTGCGAAATTATATCTTTAATAATAAAAAATTTAATCGCTCTGAAGTTATTGAAAAACTGGAAAAAATTGCTATTGCAAATTCAGAATCTGAACAAAAAGCTCTCCAAGCTGAGAGAGATACAAATGATTTAAAATATGCCGAATATTACAAATCTAAAGTTGGTCAACTATTAAAAGGTCAAATTTTAAGTATTTTAAAATTTGGAATGTTTGTTGAATTTGAAAATAAAACTGAAGCCCTAGTTCATGTAAGCACAATGATTGATGATGAGTATGAGTTAAGCGAAAGTCAAACAGAATATATTGGTAAGAACAAAACATATAAGTTGGGACAAGAAGTTGAAGTAATTATTGTCAAAAGTGACCCAACCAATGGTAAAGTTGATGCAGTGTTAAAATCATGCTATGGTAAATATTTACAAAGTTTAAAGAATAAATCCAAATACAAAAATAATTTTAATAATGGAAATAGTAAAAAGTACCATGATAAAAAATAA
- the gmk gene encoding guanylate kinase, translating to MNNTLKPIVIITGPSGVGKGTIEKILFEYKELHLRLSCSATTRKPREGEIDGIHYFFVSKEKFKKHIENDELLEYSFHFDNYYGTLFSEINKIHTEGDVPVLEIETNGTKQILEKLKSSDQYRVISIFVTPPTVDDLELRIKKRNTETKKSLIKRLEKAKEELSNTNLFQYVIINDIPERAAKEIRDKLLEEMDKK from the coding sequence ATGAATAATACATTAAAACCAATAGTGATAATAACAGGGCCAAGTGGCGTAGGAAAAGGCACAATCGAAAAAATACTCTTTGAGTATAAAGAACTGCATTTAAGATTATCATGTTCCGCGACAACCAGAAAACCTCGCGAAGGTGAAATAGATGGAATACATTATTTTTTTGTTTCAAAGGAAAAATTTAAAAAACATATAGAAAACGATGAACTACTTGAATATAGTTTCCACTTTGACAACTACTATGGAACTCTATTTTCCGAAATAAATAAAATACATACTGAAGGTGATGTTCCGGTTTTGGAGATAGAAACAAATGGAACTAAACAAATTCTTGAAAAACTGAAATCTAGCGATCAATACAGAGTTATCTCTATTTTTGTAACTCCTCCGACCGTGGATGATCTAGAACTTAGAATCAAAAAAAGAAATACCGAGACCAAAAAATCATTAATTAAACGTTTAGAAAAAGCAAAGGAAGAGTTGTCAAATACAAATCTTTTCCAATATGTAATTATCAATGATATACCTGAAAGAGCTGCAAAAGAAATTAGAGATAAACTATTAGAGGAAATGGATAAAAAATAA
- a CDS encoding tRNA1(Val) (adenine(37)-N6)-methyltransferase, which yields MEIVKSTMIKNNEKLVKNSLGFDSNLYVYQDKTMFNYSVDTILLGNFVFLNHKIKTMLEIGTNNGALSIFISERSKKLKIDAIEIQERAFNLAKKNIELNSKEEQINLIHEDFNIFYKNFIKETKNKKYDSIVCNPPFFMVDKIKISKNTSDEKLIATHEIKINLEQIIFGSSKIIEQKGYLTLVIPVERLVDCFEYMRKYKFEPKRIQFIIPRVQDKPKLVLVESRYQAGYGVHFMPNLYLHDPTNKNDHVYLDEIKELYKPIKIFKEK from the coding sequence ATGGAAATAGTAAAAAGTACCATGATAAAAAATAATGAAAAACTTGTTAAGAATTCTTTAGGTTTTGATTCTAATTTGTATGTTTATCAAGATAAAACAATGTTTAATTATTCCGTTGATACTATATTATTAGGTAATTTTGTTTTTTTAAATCATAAAATAAAAACAATGTTGGAAATAGGAACAAATAATGGAGCACTATCAATTTTTATAAGTGAAAGAAGCAAAAAACTAAAAATCGATGCTATTGAAATTCAAGAAAGAGCTTTTAACTTAGCTAAGAAAAACATTGAATTGAATTCAAAAGAAGAACAAATAAATTTAATTCATGAAGATTTCAATATTTTTTACAAAAATTTTATAAAAGAGACTAAAAATAAAAAGTACGACTCTATTGTATGCAATCCTCCATTTTTTATGGTAGACAAAATTAAAATTAGTAAAAATACTTCAGATGAAAAACTTATTGCGACTCATGAAATCAAAATAAATTTAGAGCAAATAATTTTTGGAAGTTCTAAAATAATAGAACAAAAAGGTTATTTAACATTGGTTATTCCAGTTGAAAGACTAGTTGATTGTTTTGAATATATGCGTAAATATAAATTTGAACCTAAAAGAATTCAATTCATCATTCCTAGAGTCCAAGATAAGCCTAAACTTGTTTTAGTTGAGAGCAGGTATCAAGCTGGATATGGTGTTCATTTTATGCCTAATTTATATTTACATGATCCCACAAATAAAAACGACCATGTTTATTTAGATGAAATAAAAGAACTTTATAAACCTATTAAAATATTTAAGGAGAAATAA
- the secG gene encoding preprotein translocase subunit SecG has product MLTVTVILVIISFIIIVVSLMMSPDSNGFSGALVGSGDLELFKYSKERGMKKFLKYSMLSLGIILIVLTIVLRIFIN; this is encoded by the coding sequence ATGCTAACAGTAACGGTAATTTTAGTCATTATTTCATTTATTATAATTGTTGTTTCATTAATGATGTCACCTGATTCAAACGGTTTTTCAGGTGCGCTTGTTGGGTCAGGAGACCTTGAATTATTTAAATATTCAAAAGAAAGGGGAATGAAAAAATTCCTTAAATATTCAATGTTATCTTTAGGCATTATTTTAATAGTATTGACTATAGTTTTAAGGATTTTCATTAATTAA
- the metG gene encoding methionine--tRNA ligase, which translates to MSKQKKTFYITTPIYYTSGPLHIGHLYCTTMAWTIANYKRIMGYDVKFLTGSDEHGQKIENKAQKQNKYPKEFVDELVSSYKQMWKDWGIEFDYFSRTTNKYHEATVQKVFSYFLKQGLIYKSKYEGLYSIEDEEFLTKNQAIFKDNEYFHPSSGHKLINMAEESYFFKTSQFANWWLEYSQNHPEFLEPIKSVNEMKNNFIKEGLEDLSVTRTNVKWAIPTLDDPKHTLYVWMDALFNYITALGFDLDNPKEDYLKYWKEGDEIVHILGKEIARFHFIYWPIFINALGIKQPTKIYSHGLLRDDIGRKMSKSLNNVISPNDLIKSFDPEMVKYYFASQIIFGEDGNFSEQKLKEVVNADLVNNYGNLISRTLKMISTSFKSGLVYKKSNDNIHIEIENSIKEMPLNFIKFMNDYKIDKAFHEVIELGNKLNKYIDETKPWTKKDNLEELENILVRLLNGIYAVSWAMQISLPSRIKEVAKALRMSGFELNQISNFDKFNKLVTSETFMLFERLK; encoded by the coding sequence ATGTCTAAACAAAAGAAAACTTTTTATATTACAACACCTATTTATTACACATCAGGCCCTTTACATATAGGTCATCTTTATTGCACAACAATGGCTTGAACAATTGCTAATTACAAGAGGATTATGGGTTATGATGTTAAATTTTTAACAGGCAGTGATGAACATGGTCAAAAGATAGAAAATAAGGCTCAAAAACAAAATAAATATCCAAAAGAATTTGTTGATGAACTAGTTTCTTCTTACAAGCAAATGTGAAAAGATTGAGGTATTGAATTTGATTATTTTTCAAGAACAACCAATAAATACCATGAAGCCACAGTTCAAAAAGTATTTTCATATTTTTTAAAGCAAGGACTTATATATAAGTCTAAGTACGAAGGTCTTTATTCAATAGAAGATGAAGAATTCTTAACTAAAAATCAAGCAATTTTTAAAGATAATGAATATTTCCACCCTTCTAGCGGTCATAAATTAATCAATATGGCTGAAGAAAGTTACTTTTTTAAAACTAGTCAATTTGCTAATTGGTGACTTGAATATTCACAAAATCACCCCGAATTTCTAGAGCCTATAAAAAGTGTTAATGAGATGAAGAATAATTTTATAAAAGAAGGACTAGAAGATTTATCTGTTACCAGAACTAATGTCAAATGAGCAATTCCGACTTTAGATGATCCAAAACACACATTATATGTATGAATGGACGCTTTATTTAATTACATAACAGCATTAGGTTTTGATTTAGATAATCCTAAAGAAGATTATCTAAAATATTGAAAAGAAGGTGACGAAATCGTTCATATACTTGGTAAAGAAATAGCAAGATTTCATTTTATTTATTGGCCTATTTTCATTAATGCTTTAGGTATTAAGCAACCAACTAAAATATATAGTCATGGATTACTAAGAGATGATATTGGACGTAAGATGTCTAAATCCCTAAATAATGTTATAAGTCCAAATGATTTGATTAAGTCTTTTGATCCAGAAATGGTTAAATACTATTTTGCATCTCAAATTATCTTTGGCGAAGACGGGAATTTTAGTGAGCAAAAACTTAAAGAAGTCGTTAATGCAGATTTGGTAAATAACTATGGCAATTTAATTTCAAGAACTCTCAAAATGATTTCTACTTCTTTTAAAAGTGGGTTAGTTTATAAGAAAAGCAATGATAATATTCATATTGAGATTGAAAATTCTATTAAAGAAATGCCATTAAACTTTATTAAATTTATGAACGACTATAAAATTGATAAGGCATTTCATGAAGTTATTGAATTAGGAAATAAATTAAATAAGTATATAGATGAAACAAAACCTTGAACTAAAAAAGATAATCTTGAGGAATTAGAAAATATCTTGGTAAGATTGTTAAATGGAATATATGCTGTTTCATGAGCGATGCAAATTTCTTTACCATCTAGAATAAAAGAAGTTGCAAAAGCTTTACGCATGAGCGGCTTTGAGTTAAATCAAATTAGTAATTTTGATAAATTTAATAAACTAGTCACTAGTGAAACATTTATGTTATTTGAAAGATTAAAATAG
- a CDS encoding DMT family transporter, whose amino-acid sequence MASVDKLKNIKNKISDVHDEFTFKPILYKRFIKNESNNKAYSELWKQSKYEVSKGLYEYISNLTDSKKNNILKKRVKKVEYTYFPVIIFFLIISLVFSFIMIPFAYSGKTNDILIIILSVLTFASVVGGVISAIFYFLALRKVQLLKNKYYAKCYSNSIKLEDLKKIVFENSGKLKFLGNKNKIEIISQMKFPDLPEDTTVAYDPYSQLYSYKGITINVQNIQLSYKQEPENIEFNEELDKLIEQQKINNKVNLDKEVQVDTTENKDDNKIETILTPTNKKIKVINMNLLNSEFNTAFIPFHIFNEFSFYKQKFQDISFSDKNIDKLFKFKSINQDLSKIKIALEEYACSPAINKMFVPENSSINYYNNVVEAILAMPSDFEFDYDGSIPFNDITPVVSENKFEKDLSDDTSIPNYLIVKNFDKFINYFTTCKYNVIAHVYPIIYYLIDPLSQIKQFNTKSFNEIFLEKY is encoded by the coding sequence ATGGCAAGTGTTGATAAATTAAAAAATATAAAAAATAAAATTAGTGATGTTCATGATGAATTTACATTTAAGCCTATTTTGTATAAACGTTTTATTAAAAACGAATCCAATAATAAAGCTTATTCAGAATTATGAAAACAATCAAAATATGAAGTTTCAAAAGGTTTATATGAATATATTTCTAACCTAACAGACTCTAAAAAAAATAATATTTTAAAAAAGAGAGTAAAAAAAGTTGAATACACTTATTTTCCAGTTATTATTTTTTTCTTAATAATTTCTCTAGTCTTTAGTTTTATAATGATTCCTTTCGCCTATTCAGGAAAAACTAATGATATTCTGATAATCATCTTAAGTGTGCTAACTTTCGCATCAGTCGTTGGTGGTGTAATTTCAGCAATATTTTATTTTTTAGCACTTAGAAAAGTGCAATTACTTAAAAATAAATATTATGCAAAATGCTATTCAAATTCAATTAAACTTGAAGATTTAAAAAAAATAGTTTTTGAAAATTCGGGCAAATTAAAATTTTTAGGTAATAAAAATAAAATTGAAATAATTTCTCAAATGAAATTTCCTGATTTACCTGAAGACACAACTGTTGCTTATGACCCTTATTCCCAATTGTACTCTTACAAAGGGATAACAATTAACGTGCAAAATATCCAATTAAGTTATAAACAAGAGCCAGAAAACATAGAATTTAATGAAGAGTTAGATAAATTAATAGAACAACAAAAAATAAATAATAAAGTTAACTTAGATAAAGAAGTACAAGTTGATACAACAGAGAATAAAGATGATAATAAAATTGAAACTATTCTGACTCCAACAAATAAAAAAATAAAAGTAATCAATATGAATCTATTAAATAGTGAATTTAATACTGCATTTATTCCTTTCCATATATTCAATGAATTTAGTTTTTACAAACAAAAATTTCAAGATATTTCATTCTCTGATAAGAACATAGATAAACTATTCAAATTTAAATCAATAAATCAGGATTTATCAAAAATTAAGATTGCTCTAGAAGAATATGCTTGCTCTCCAGCAATAAATAAAATGTTTGTTCCCGAAAATTCAAGTATTAATTATTACAATAATGTCGTTGAAGCAATTTTAGCTATGCCTTCAGATTTTGAGTTTGACTATGATGGTTCAATTCCGTTTAATGACATAACTCCTGTAGTAAGTGAAAATAAATTCGAAAAAGATTTAAGCGATGACACCTCAATTCCAAACTATTTAATAGTTAAAAATTTTGATAAATTTATAAATTATTTTACAACATGCAAATACAACGTAATCGCCCATGTTTATCCTATCATCTATTATCTAATAGATCCACTTAGCCAAATTAAACAATTTAATACCAAGAGTTTTAATGAAATCTTCTTGGAAAAATATTAG